Genomic DNA from Brassica rapa cultivar Chiifu-401-42 chromosome A04, CAAS_Brap_v3.01, whole genome shotgun sequence:
AAAGATTATTTCACGTTTCTTTTGGTGACATTTTGAAAGATGTTTTCGAAAATGAAACTGAAGCTTAAGCATGACTTTTCGAAAGATATTACTTTTTCTCACTCCGAATCGTCTGTTACTTTACGCATATTTGTTTATTCTTTGCAGTTGATTCTTTTGTAGATTTttgagaatcgagagaaacaacaAAGCACATATTATCCCATTAAGTTGGATTATGTATCACATATCCTCTATATATCATTTGAGAAGTGACATAAAACATTCATAATGTATGTGACAACTAACAAAGCTTTTCTTTATAGGAATTATTTTAATGGGCTCAAGAATCTTTTCGGAAAGAATCCATGAAAACGATCTGTATTGCAAGCAATTAATTTAGTTagtcactttttttttgaacgaaaaaaaaaaaagtgatagaCAATTTAGTTAGTCACAAGAAATGTTTTTAAAGTTAGTGAGAAAATGAAACACTGGAAGTGTGGATGAATCCAAGAAGTCGGTGGTTGAATAGCATTTGGCTTTCAAAATCTTTGACAGCAAGATAGGTCTAGTTTTATGTAGTCGACCCATCCTTATTATATTATTCATGTAGAGCAATGTTTAATTGTTAAATGGTTATAAGTGGCTTATCATTGTTCAACTCGGACCTCTGCGATCGCTTAGTTCGAACCACCAGAAACTGATGACCACCATTGTTCAGTCCTTACGTACTgattatatatatcttattttgGATCGAGTTCTTAACATTTCCCAACCAAGCATGATTACAGTGATAGACATGTTCAATGGGGTTTCATTGGGTTTCTATTAATAAAAAGTACtctagtaattttttttttttttgtctggttgattatgatattacaaattATGAGAAACATTAAATAGACGATATTACAGCCGGCAATTCTACTTGCCTTATGAGGATTCACGCCAGACTGCATCACCCTGAGTAGCCCTATGAGATCCATTCCTGACGGTAGTCCTTGCACCTTGCTGAAGATATCTTGTAAGTATTTTCTCTAATCTTCTGCATAATTCGTCTTCTCCGAAAACTGAAAACCCAGATCTCTTCCTGTAGAAATTGCGTTGTCTGGGGTTTGAACTCCAGACCTAGGTGtaaaagcctttaaaccttGACCATTAGGCCACGGTGCTTCTACACTCTAGTAATTTAAATGGAGAAGAGAAGGAAAAATACAGTTTCAGATATAAAAATATCATGAGAAATTTCTTTCACATTTGTCACTCACGAATTggtttaaatacaaaaaaaaaatctaattattgaattatactatatttaaacattattatttaataatcttttaatttttcaactattggagatgctcttaaattttatcattaaatttttaatagatttttttctttgaataaaTACATGTCTTACCAATTACGTCAAGACCATGCAAGACGTACAGAACAATACAAATACATTACAAATGTTGCTCAAAATATGCGATGTGGATTAAACCGCACCTCAACAATACATAATCAAATAATCAAAGACACTTTATAATATTGTATACCACTTTTGATATACGCACTTTCCATTTGAATTAGTCTAtgtgtaaaatatataacaaaaacacTTACGCAACTGGATAAAAAGCATATTGGGCTACACCACACATGCCTTGAGGCCAAGCCACGTCTCTGCGGATCCTTATATAACCATTTTCTCCCCAAGTTTCACCCCAAGAGTTCTTAGCGAGCCAGTATTTGGTCCCGTCCTCGCTCACTCCATACCCAACAAACGTCACTGCATGATTCGAGCTAGTCCCACAAGGCCCGTCATATACTCCCCCTGAGTAATGCATGAACCCGTCCCCACTTGCGTCCATGGAAACAGAGACGGGTTGCCCAGATACGGCCTCGAGCAAGGCCTGCTCGTTGTTGCTAGGGACGGATTGGAAACCGCTGATCCGTGCAGCAGGTATTGCATTGGACCGGCATCTCCCATCTGATCCTTGGTAAGAGTAAGACTTCTCCGAAGCGATGCCTCGGTTTTGGATTATATAGTTGAAAGCATCCGACATTATCCCACCGTTGCAGCCTTGGTCGTACACTCTGTCGCAGTCTAGAAGCTGTTGTTAGGACAAAGACACGAGCTTCCCGTGGGCGATCTTAGTCACACCTTCCACTGCTGCTACAGATGAAAACGCCCAGCAACATCCTGTACATATATAAACCCTCTTATCAATTAGATGCTCTCATAGAAGGAACAACTATATTCTCTTTAGACATAAACTTACTTGGACATCaagttataattaatattttggtgCAATTATAATTTGCATTTTGCATTGCATCCATGTTAAATTATAcgatttttttacatttttttagttGTTCTAAATTATGTATAATTCTATAGAAAAGAAGCATTACCGCATTGGCCTTGGTATTTGACCGGAGTGACAGCTCCTTCACTCCTCCAGTCCTTGCTCTCGGCTGCTACATCACTGACGTTCCAATACCTAGACGACAACGTTTTGTCGACCACCTTGGATGGGGAAATTCGAGTTATGTTCTTCAGTCCAGTGTGTGTTGCTAGGAACTCCTCGTTGGTCCAATCCGCGAATGCATTGACACTAAGCGTGTAGCTCTTGTTCGCTTTTTCGTTGAAGTTCTCAACGAACTTCAAGTTCTTTTTAAACACATCGCGTCTCATCTGTTTCTCGAGCTCATCGTGGTAAACACGAGAAAATCGAGACATCCATTGCTCATGTTTATCAACCATCGACGGCACATGGAAGGTCACAGTACGAGACGTAGCTTGAGAGATTCTGAAACTTGTGAAAAGAATGGTCAAAAGAGTGACCAAGACTATGATCATTGTCATTTTGCTTTTTGAGATTGGAGAGAATAGAAGGAAGagtatgcttttttttttgtggttatgaTTAGTGGTGGTGGAGGAGTGAGGATAGATGGAAGAGTATTTATAGATTTAGGATTAAACAATGAGATATCCAATCATATGTAAGAAAATGCAAGTTGACTTGAATCCATTTGATGTGATGTTAATACTTTGCATTACTTGCGCCGTAATGTCTGGAAGAAAAACTTCCCCATTTGTATATCTTATATGTTTAACTTCCTTATTTGTATTCTGGTTCATTTTGTGATTTTGATATATCTGGTCCGAATATATGTTAAACTGAAATTGGAATTGAAAACCCCTTTGTGCTACCTATTgtatataatcaaaattaaattaaacgaATTTAAAAACACGACCACCAGTGTTCCATGCACATGCACTCTAAAAAGTGTTGATTAAGTGGAAGTTTGTTTGCGCTTAGAGGTCACATGTTCCCGAGATAACGATTCTACATTCTAAATGGCACACAAAACTCCGCCGAAACAATATGAATAATTTAGATAAATTTTTTGATATGCAACAATGTTATATCAAAATTTTGGAGTAGTATAGtattatctttttaaactcttataaatgtATGAATTGTGGAATGTTTGATGATATGGAAGACATAGTGTATTTATAGCTTGACACTGCTTAAACGATTCTCTATTTGCAGAAACTGATTTTTATCGgtttatgtaataatttaaGCAGTGTTGAGCTGCATATATTAGAAATACCTTTTTTCCggcttcttatattttatatttttctaaatgaGTGGGAGGAGAAACGTATTTCCCCACTTGGAGTTCCGTTTCGCTTGTACTTTGAGCAAATTCCACAAAATAATGGATtatgctttaaaaaaaaaatagtactatAGGACTTGGAATAATGAATAACACCCGTAGTTTTGAGCCGAATCCAAAAACGCAAAAATTTacaaatgttttcttttctacAACACGAGTTCACCATGATCTTGGTCCAATGTTATTTCaagaatttcaccaagtaataTTAATTTTGGTTAGGACCCTCGACACCATAGTGTATATAACAAGAATAGTTTAtgttaaaaagataaaattaagTATAATGCATTTTTTTCTAAACATGTACATTTCTTTTTTGGCCTGTACTTTtcatattttgtaataaattcTGTTAGAAAGTTACttgtttatattatttatcCGCAAGCAAGCACAAATTGTCTTAGACATTATAATATATGCAAGCAATGAAAGGAGCAATAGAGCATGGGCTCAAATGGGTGCGTCATATTCATGCTACAAGtcaattttttgatttatttatgtcTCTCAACTTGGCTAACATGAGTCACGTATTAAAACGACAAAAAGTATTgcattaaaagttaaaactaacAAACACAAAAGATGAAAAAGTTTTGTATTTGGCCTCTTACCAgtaaaaatcaagaaattgGCTTCTCCTTCAAGTTTCACTTTGTGCCTTAGAGTTTGTAAATTTATCAGTGTAAAGGTTTACCCAAATCACTTAGCGATGAGTTATTTAGCATACTAATACTAGTTTTGGATGATACAATTAGATCGGAGACTCGGAGTGTTCACACATTGTTGGATGCCTCAGagactttctatttacttagaGCTACTGAAATGAAAGTTGACGATCCATAAAAGTTGGATGCCTCAGagactttctatttacttagaGCTACTGAAATGAAAGTTGACGATCCAATAAAGCTGGATGCCTCAGagactttctatttacttagaGCTACTGAAATGAAAGTTGACGATCCATAAAAGTTGACGATCCATAACCTTATATATTAATcccttttaccaaaaaaaaaaaatattaatcccCCAAGGGATGAAAATGTAGAGTCACTAAAAAAACtagtttcattttctttttatcatcTCACAAGTAAAGAGGAAAGAACTATCTCTCGactaaaaaaactatttactACACTAAACTGGCTAGTATGAGCTTGGGGTTGAACAAGATATCGTGATTCATTCACCAATAGCATTCATCCATTAATCTCTGAAACAGAGTGAAATCACCAGTGAGTGTTTATTGTATACATGTACTTGAAATCAAGTGAAGGAGACAAATACATGTGTTCAACAATTTATAATGTATCGTCGTTtttatgtaactttttgtttcaGTAGACATAGACTCAAAGGCTCCAAATGTACCGTTGTCACCATgctcttcaaaaaaaaaacactctgTTTTGGGTATTTGTTCTACCGAACAACTGATGATCCAACTCCTAGAGAATATGATCACTGTTAAGTAacattaacaacaacaaaaaatcagATTCTGGACAGATTTGTGGCACCCTAGGGGGCGACTGATTGACCTAGCGGGTGAAATAGGGACTCAGAGACTGGGTATTGAAAGAAGTGCTAGAATCTGTGATGTGCTAGTCGATGGTGAGTGGAGATTTCGTAGATGTCGTGACCATTTCCTTCAAGATCTGGTTCATGACATTCGAGAGCTCCCACTAAATTTGACTGCAAACGTGCCTGACGGGGTGTTATGGAGAGATGGAGACGACACCTATAGCAGCAGGTTTAACTCCAAGAACACTTGGAATAATATTAGAAAGAAGAAGGATCAAGTAATGTGGAGTCGGCTGATTTGGTTTCAGCAAGGAGTGCCGAGATTTGCTTTCATAACGTGGTTGGCTGTAAGAGACAGGCTATCAACTGGACATCGCACTGCACAGTGGGGTCATGCACAATATTGTCTCTACTGTGGGGAGCCAGACGAAACCCGAGACCACCTATTCTTTGCTTGTCCGTACACATTCACACTTTGGCTCAAGGTTACAGGAAACTTATTTGGCATGGACCCGGATCCTGATTGGGATACTACCATCACGAGGCTCTTGACAGGTCACTATGATCGGCTTACATTTATTCTGCTCAGACTTGTGCTGCAGGTTACTGTCTACTACATTTGGAGAGAACGGAATGAGAGACTCCACAACCATGTTTCAAAGCCGGTTGAGCATATTGCTAGACTGGTAGACAATAACGTCTACGCGTTATTACTTAAGGCCAAGGTTGCAAGGTCTGATGCAAAAGTGGTTTGGAGCTCATGATACTTAGTTTGGCTGTTTACTCACATTATTCAGTTGTAACCACATAGGCTTGTACATATATTCTTTCTTGtatgatcaataaatttgaaatttcataaaaaaaaaaaataacaaaaaatcatTGGTCTGGTATCATCATAGCTCTACAATATTATTTGGTAAGTTAAGTTTTTATATGTTGCGTTCATTAAGAACTTAGTTTGATGGTCAATTAAAAAGATACTAgtctttaataaattaaaatattacatgTAATTGACTTATTCGTATGCTCCTTATACGGTTCAAGTAATATTTCCTTTTCAGTTCCTCCTCCTTGGTTGGCGGATTATTTGTATGCTCCTTATACGGTTTAAGTAATAAagttatcaatactattaaattaggatcATGACCCATTGATATATGTTGTGTCCAACTATTTAGTCTTGGTGTATTAGGCACTGGATCCACCTATCAATATATATTCTGTTCGTATATTTGTTCACTTTTTGATAATATACGAGATTTTATTTCCTCAGTAAGCGGAATCCACCCCCACTACTCCGGATACATAGTGacggttacaatatatataaatgaatataCATAACACATAGGTTTACCAGGTTTATAAGTTATATGCAGTTTGTACAAACCCAAATTTAATAAATGGATATAAGTACGAGGCCTGTAAATTATATGGAGTTTTTACAAAcccaaagtaaatatatatgttttcaaatacaCTGTTCGATCACATTATTATTTAGGGATAAATACAtgtgatgtttcaaaatatatttactgatgttacattttcataaataatattCCATCACAAAAAAATAACGGAAACTTGGACAATGATAAATTTTATCCGCCCTTTGAAATTCCAtcacatattatattttcttattaatgtAGTTACGATTATATTTATTACTCGTGAAATGGATTATTAATgacattaaatttttataagtggACTTTGAATAGAAATTAATATTCATATAAACTCATTTAGTTTAACAGGTTCTAAATAGGCTATTcgactaaaaatatttattaaatgtgattTAATTTAAAGTTAGTGAAGACCATATTAActcatttacatatatatatatatatatatatataatagaaatattaaaaattaaaattttcaaacatttttaaaaaaagttattcgGTTTTCGGTGCGGGTTGGATTTGATATTAGTATTCGGATATAACAGTATAAGAGCCATTCGAGTATATAGGCCAGGTCTAACAGAGTatgagattttgatttttgggtCGATTCCAAGTCGGTTTTTTGGATAAATATTCTTGACTAATTTTGTTATGTaactattaagaaaatataatatgttgcaaaTTTTAggaataaacttttaaaataacttCTAAAATGCATATGAGACAAgtgtataaattaaattaatattaaacatgatatgattacaaaataacacaaatataaaaattaaatttttcaaaaaattaaaacaaaaaatatacccgtccTTTAAAGgacgggtcagaatctagtgtgttgttaaaaaaacttcctaattctttatttttaatggaGTAGATGACATTCTTCTGGGCAAGCCTTTGGGCCGGCCCATTTTCTGTTCTgtaataacaaaaacgaaaaatcTTGTTAGGTAAAACTTGATTAGGGTTTGAATATATAGCTTATATCATTGTGACTCAATATTGTTCCGTTCACAGATTTTTATAGGAGAAGCATATTATCTGGTTGAATATGGGAAATATCAATGAGTTATGTGACGATTTGCTGGTGAAGATTTTGCTACAAATCCCGACAGAAGAGGTTGTCGCGACGTCGCTTTTGTCCAGACGATGGCGTTCCGTCTGGAAACTCGTTCCAAAGCTTGATTTTCGTGACTATTCATACAAATATCACGCCACATCCGCCGTGCCTTCAGAGTTCATCGACCAGTTCTTGGAGCGAAACGTAGCCCCTGCTCTAGAAACTCTCCATCTCAACCTTTATCATCTCCGAGATTACTCCCCTGAATCCTTCGAAAAATGGGTTAACGTCGCGGTTGCTCGCAACGTTCTCGATCTTAACCTTCTCTACTGCCTTCACTGCCGTTACCCTATACGCTTTCCCACGAGCCTGTACACGCACGAAACCCTAGTGGTGTTACGCCTCCGAGGAACGATCATCGACGACGTTCCTTCGAAAACACGTCTCCGGAGCCTCAAGACCTTGTCTCTTCGAGATATAAGCTTCTCTAGCGATCAAACCGTTGATAGGTTTTTGTCTTGCTTCCCTGTTCTCGAAACATTGGTCGTACGTGGGTGGATAGCCAGCAACGTGAAGACGTATTCGATTCGCGTGGCGTCGCTGCGGAGCTTGGACGTGGAGGAGTTAGTAGGTGGTTATGCTGATCCGAGATATGATCATGGATACGTGATCGACGCTCCTCGTTTGAAGTTTTTGCATATGGTTGACCATTTTAGCGGGTTTTGTTCGTTGGTGAACGTCCCTGAGGAACTGGAAGCGGAGATCCATCTTAGGTTTTGTGATTCTGACAAGCTTCTGGGATCTCTTACCTCAGCGAAACAGCTTTCCTTGTGTTTAAAACCacaaatggtaaaaaaaaattctatatgTTTTTAGTTTCTGCCACTTTACTTATGTGCTGATGACACGACACTTTTTGGCTAGGATTCATGTCTAAAAGGCGACTTTGATCAGCTCGTGTTTCTAGAGCTTTGTGTCATGTGCTCCTTAGATTGGTTGAATGTTATCCTCAAACATTCTCCTAAACTCCGAGCTCTCAGGCTCTCGAGAACGGTAAGTTTATATACGGTCTTAATTATAACCTGGTTGATGTTAAGTCTTCAATATTTAGTttacaactttttttgtttgtttgtttgtttttcagaGACACAGCTGCCAGAATTCTAGAAATGTCCGAACTAACTGGGAGCGACCGATTTGTATTCCTGAATGTTTGACGTCCAGTCTCGAAACTGTGGAGTGGATTGCATATGAAGGAacagaagaagaggaaaatgTGGTGAAGTATTTGTTAGAGAATGGGAACCTTTGCTTTAAAAAGCGTTGGCGCAAGGCTGTTTATGGCAAGTTCAGTTATGAAATTCTTAGATTGGGGCGAGGCTAGCTCAGGCGACGGAGATACCACCTTTGTGCACTTTTGAAGATCAAAGCGAGTGGCACAAAAAGCGCAAGAGACCATAGCCTTTTTTTTAATTCTCAAATAAACCCTGCTTTTTAATTTAAGGTTTGCACCTCACTTTTTAattcagttttatttttaagagtCTAGTACAGTATGTCTCTTTGCCTTTAAATCTCTTCTTTTTCAACATAATATGTTCTCATCTGATTCTATCTCTTTCATACATACATACTATTGTGTAGTGAGATTAACTCTGGTCTCTGTCACTTAATTAAATATGCATGacttgaagaaaatgaagaagcatagtagtatatataattttattccgTAATACGAATCCACTTTAAAGGTAACaattttcgggctcaaattccgTACTGaacatttttctgtttttttttaaatcaaaataacttTGTTTAATTTCTGACTAACTTATGTTATGGTCAATATCGATGTgggtatattaaaaaaatcagattatttttcaaattataacCGAATTGATATCGCATTTAGCACTGACCATTTATTTGGATCGTATTTAATACAACTGAAACTGTTAAACTCAAAATAGACTCTTTTCTGTTAACAAATATCATCCATTGTCATGAGATTCTTctttctaaaataaattattagttAGCTAATTATATATTGCTTTAGATATCACTATCTATCAAAATAAGTTTTTAGCATATCATACAAATCCTAGGTAAATATTTTTAGCTAATTAAAAGAGTGAAGAAGTCTGttcagagcatctccaatgtataactccattttttcctccaaaatagagtaaaagtgaaatTGGAGTAAAATTGCTTCAACCCTACTATATTTTCtactccataatggagtgatgaacaaactaaaaatagattactccatttataaagtaaatttcattatggagtgagatatgaagttgaGTTGGAGCATtacttatttcatatttatttttactccattctaaaaaacaaaaatggagTACGGATGGAAATACCTTcagtaaaaaattatattgtggatgacaaaaaaaaaacaaaaaaaaaattatattgtgtAGAG
This window encodes:
- the LOC103865316 gene encoding putative FBD-associated F-box protein At5g56430; this encodes MGNINELCDDLLVKILLQIPTEEVVATSLLSRRWRSVWKLVPKLDFRDYSYKYHATSAVPSEFIDQFLERNVAPALETLHLNLYHLRDYSPESFEKWVNVAVARNVLDLNLLYCLHCRYPIRFPTSLYTHETLVVLRLRGTIIDDVPSKTRLRSLKTLSLRDISFSSDQTVDRFLSCFPVLETLVVRGWIASNVKTYSIRVASLRSLDVEELVGGYADPRYDHGYVIDAPRLKFLHMVDHFSGFCSLVNVPEELEAEIHLRFCDSDKLLGSLTSAKQLSLCLKPQMDSCLKGDFDQLVFLELCVMCSLDWLNVILKHSPKLRALRLSRTRHSCQNSRNVRTNWERPICIPECLTSSLETVEWIAYEGTEEEENVVKYLLENGNLCFKKRWRKAVYGKFSYEILRLGRG